In Natrinema sp. SYSU A 869, the following proteins share a genomic window:
- a CDS encoding FAD-binding and (Fe-S)-binding domain-containing protein — protein MAVEKPLDDLSSYEEFRNTLDHDYSDVSEYTELAADLRSAVEGEVRFNEYAQVLYATDGSIYQARPAGAVLPRNAEDVQNAARVAAEHNVPIMARGAGSSLGGQTVGPGCVVLDMTTYMDDILEVDVDRQRARVQPGVVQDDFDDHAEQYGLKFAPDPASSNRATIGGGIGNNSTGAHSVRYGITDAYTEELEVVLADGSHIRTREVVLDSEEWDEIVSTEDQEAAIYRTVRSLVEENADEIEERYSDLKRNVSGYNLDRVIYENEDGEEVINLSKLFVGAESTLGVVVEAEISLVSLPEETALVLYCFEDLIDALEAVPEALEFDPSAVELMDSEVFRLARGSEQFSRYEEPIPDGTNAALMLEFDSELFDDLEEPIGRTNAHFVDEGDAFEALEAYTEEDQTKLWKLRKAAIPLLMSLEGDPKPYPFIEDATVPPEELAEYVQKFMDVLEDHDTSAAYFAHAGSGTLHIRPILNLKDDEGIQKMQSITEDVTDLVLEHNGSFSGEHGDGLARTAFNPKMYGDDLWEAFKEVKSVFDPDWRMNPGKVVYTDENPTDMRDNLRYGDSYSSIEPQTKLDFSDEGGFSQLVELCNGCGTCRQTDDVMCPTYRGMKDEIATTRGRANMLRAAISGEIPEEEMYSERFQEEVLDLCVGCKGCKSDCPTGVDLAKLKAETKHQYHDREGIGLRERLFGNIDTVSKIGSKLAPLANAGQKLPGSRVVMEKVAGIAPERTLPSFESESLQEWFAQRGSRVSPEEADRKVLLFPDTYTNYNHTRPGKAAVRVLESAGVHVEIPDDVAPSGRAAFSVGMLDEAEERAQRNIELFTEYIEDGYEIIAVEPSDAVVFQDEYLDLVNTPAAETVAAHAYGVSEYMDAYRLVEQLPLDETDETLAYHGHCHQKSTGKDHHAVGVLRRAGYAVDPIESTCCGMAGSFGYEAEHYDLSKSIGERLYEKLDESDGTPVAPGASCRSQINDRETRDEKPPHLIEKVNELLTSS, from the coding sequence ATGGCCGTTGAAAAGCCGCTAGATGACCTGAGTAGTTACGAGGAGTTCCGAAACACGCTCGATCACGACTACAGCGACGTAAGCGAGTACACAGAACTCGCGGCGGATCTTCGGTCAGCCGTCGAGGGGGAGGTGCGCTTCAACGAATACGCACAGGTGTTGTATGCAACCGATGGCAGTATTTATCAAGCTCGACCTGCGGGCGCCGTTCTCCCTCGCAACGCTGAAGACGTACAGAACGCCGCTCGTGTTGCGGCCGAACACAACGTTCCGATCATGGCACGCGGGGCCGGTTCGTCGCTGGGCGGACAGACGGTCGGACCTGGCTGTGTCGTCCTCGACATGACCACGTATATGGACGATATTCTCGAGGTCGACGTCGACCGGCAACGTGCGCGCGTCCAACCGGGAGTCGTCCAAGACGACTTCGACGACCACGCCGAACAGTACGGGCTCAAGTTCGCCCCCGATCCCGCGTCGTCGAATCGCGCGACGATCGGAGGTGGAATCGGGAACAACTCGACCGGAGCCCACTCGGTTCGGTACGGCATCACCGACGCCTACACGGAGGAGCTAGAAGTCGTCCTCGCCGACGGCTCGCACATTCGTACTCGCGAGGTCGTACTCGACTCCGAGGAGTGGGACGAGATCGTCTCGACGGAGGATCAAGAGGCCGCGATTTACCGAACCGTTCGCTCGCTGGTCGAGGAGAACGCCGACGAAATCGAGGAGCGATACTCGGATCTCAAGCGTAACGTCTCGGGATACAATCTCGACAGGGTGATCTACGAAAACGAGGATGGCGAGGAGGTCATCAACCTCTCGAAGCTGTTCGTCGGCGCCGAATCCACCCTCGGCGTCGTCGTCGAAGCCGAGATCAGTCTCGTGTCGCTTCCCGAGGAGACGGCGCTCGTCCTCTACTGTTTCGAGGATCTCATCGACGCGCTCGAGGCGGTCCCCGAAGCCCTCGAGTTCGATCCCAGTGCGGTCGAGCTGATGGACAGCGAAGTGTTCAGGCTCGCACGGGGATCGGAGCAGTTCTCCCGCTACGAGGAGCCGATCCCCGACGGGACGAACGCGGCGCTGATGCTCGAGTTCGATTCCGAACTCTTCGACGACCTCGAGGAGCCGATCGGTCGGACGAACGCCCACTTCGTCGACGAGGGCGACGCCTTCGAAGCCCTCGAGGCGTACACAGAAGAGGATCAAACGAAGCTCTGGAAGCTCCGCAAGGCAGCCATTCCGCTGTTGATGAGCCTCGAAGGCGATCCGAAACCGTACCCGTTCATCGAGGACGCCACCGTTCCGCCGGAGGAGCTCGCCGAGTACGTCCAGAAGTTCATGGACGTCCTCGAGGACCACGATACCTCCGCCGCCTACTTCGCTCACGCGGGTAGCGGGACCCTGCACATCCGGCCCATCCTCAACCTGAAAGACGACGAGGGGATTCAGAAGATGCAGTCGATCACCGAGGACGTGACCGACCTCGTCCTCGAACACAACGGATCGTTCTCCGGCGAACACGGCGACGGGCTCGCGCGGACGGCGTTCAATCCGAAGATGTACGGCGACGACCTCTGGGAGGCGTTCAAGGAGGTCAAGTCCGTCTTCGACCCCGACTGGCGTATGAATCCGGGGAAGGTCGTCTACACCGACGAGAACCCGACAGATATGCGCGACAACCTGCGGTACGGGGACAGCTACTCGTCAATCGAGCCCCAGACGAAACTCGACTTCTCCGACGAGGGCGGGTTCTCGCAGTTGGTGGAACTGTGTAACGGCTGTGGGACCTGCCGACAGACCGACGACGTGATGTGCCCGACCTACCGCGGGATGAAAGACGAAATCGCGACGACACGCGGCCGTGCGAACATGCTCCGTGCGGCTATCTCGGGCGAGATCCCCGAGGAAGAGATGTACTCCGAGCGCTTCCAGGAGGAAGTGCTCGATCTCTGCGTCGGTTGCAAGGGGTGCAAGAGCGACTGTCCAACCGGCGTCGACCTGGCGAAGCTCAAAGCGGAAACCAAGCACCAGTACCACGACCGCGAGGGAATCGGGCTGCGAGAGCGACTGTTCGGCAACATCGATACCGTCTCGAAGATCGGGAGCAAACTCGCACCGCTCGCGAACGCTGGACAGAAGCTGCCGGGAAGCCGCGTCGTGATGGAAAAAGTCGCCGGCATCGCCCCCGAGCGGACGCTTCCCTCGTTCGAGAGCGAATCGCTTCAGGAGTGGTTCGCCCAGCGCGGATCGCGGGTGAGTCCGGAGGAGGCAGATCGGAAGGTGCTGCTGTTCCCCGACACCTACACGAACTACAACCACACTCGCCCTGGAAAAGCCGCCGTGCGCGTACTCGAGTCGGCGGGCGTCCACGTCGAGATCCCCGACGACGTCGCCCCGAGCGGCCGCGCAGCGTTCTCAGTGGGAATGCTCGACGAGGCTGAAGAGCGCGCGCAACGGAACATCGAGCTGTTCACCGAATACATCGAAGACGGCTACGAGATCATCGCCGTCGAACCGTCCGACGCGGTGGTGTTCCAGGACGAGTATCTCGACTTGGTGAACACGCCGGCGGCGGAAACGGTGGCAGCTCACGCCTATGGCGTCAGCGAGTACATGGACGCGTACCGACTCGTCGAACAGCTTCCCCTCGACGAGACGGACGAAACCCTCGCGTACCACGGCCACTGCCACCAGAAATCGACCGGCAAGGACCACCACGCCGTCGGCGTGCTCCGTCGCGCCGGCTACGCGGTCGACCCCATCGAGTCCACCTGCTGCGGGATGGCCGGCTCGTTCGGCTACGAGGCCGAGCACTACGATCTCTCGAAGTCGATCGGCGAGCGCCTTTACGAGAAGCTCGACGAGAGCGACGGGACGCCGGTCGCGCCCGGCGCGTCCTGCCGGAGTCAGATCAACGATCGCGAGACGCGAGACGAGAAGCCGCCGCACCTGATCGAGAAGGTGAACGAGCTGCTCACGTCCTCGTAG
- a CDS encoding L-lactate permease produces MATAVELLFAATPLLLAGVLLVGLLWPATRAMPIAYVAALAVGYFVWGMPTDYLIAASAAGAMTAIQILWIVFGALLLLYTLMQAGAFDRINQGFATISDDRRVQIILLGFFLAAFIEGAAGFGTPAAVVAPLLLALGFPALAAVIAGLVGHVLAVTYGAVGTPIVIGIQDPLGSTEATSTAITEGGFTIEQYSLEVAIWAATYHTLIGFVMPLFAVGMVVYFFGDTEERSLEPAWEVAPLCLFSGISFVIPYWLSAQISAEFPSLIGAMVGGAIVVTALKAGYFVPDEEWDFPDREEWPAHWVGTIEPGQANAPGVGGSTGDPAAADGGVASENMSLLRAWAPYILLVVLLVITRVVDPLPSVLQQFGTQWTNILGTGLSGGVDWLYVPGFWLFVCALIAIPLYNMSGQEIKSAWSEAGQKLVAPLIALLFVIAMVQVMLQSGAHADGTESMIFVLAQATADIVGPAYPFIAPLIGALGAAMAGSNTVSNITFGGFQFEAASQLGLPTQLIVGAQAVGGAIGNLVAIHNVVAALATVGLVGSEGRVMRLNLIPLIYYAVGVGLVATIFSYLVFPGLF; encoded by the coding sequence ATGGCGACTGCCGTTGAGCTCTTGTTCGCTGCGACACCACTCCTGCTCGCGGGTGTACTTCTCGTCGGGTTGTTATGGCCGGCAACACGAGCGATGCCGATCGCGTACGTTGCCGCGCTGGCCGTCGGCTATTTCGTCTGGGGCATGCCAACAGACTACCTTATCGCCGCATCGGCAGCCGGTGCGATGACGGCGATCCAGATCCTCTGGATCGTCTTCGGCGCGTTGCTCCTCCTGTATACACTAATGCAGGCCGGCGCGTTCGATCGGATCAACCAAGGGTTCGCGACGATCAGCGACGATCGCCGAGTACAGATCATCCTGCTCGGGTTCTTCCTCGCAGCGTTCATCGAGGGAGCGGCTGGCTTCGGAACGCCAGCTGCAGTCGTCGCACCGCTCCTGTTAGCACTCGGATTCCCGGCTCTTGCCGCCGTGATCGCTGGACTAGTCGGTCACGTCCTCGCCGTCACGTACGGTGCGGTCGGGACGCCGATCGTTATCGGCATCCAAGATCCACTCGGATCGACTGAGGCGACGAGTACGGCAATCACCGAGGGCGGATTCACCATCGAACAGTATTCCCTCGAGGTCGCGATCTGGGCGGCGACCTACCACACCCTTATCGGATTCGTCATGCCGCTGTTCGCGGTCGGGATGGTCGTCTACTTCTTCGGCGATACGGAAGAGCGAAGCCTCGAGCCGGCGTGGGAGGTCGCACCGCTGTGCCTGTTCTCCGGGATCTCGTTCGTCATCCCTTACTGGTTATCGGCACAGATTAGCGCCGAGTTCCCCAGCTTGATAGGCGCGATGGTCGGCGGTGCAATCGTCGTCACCGCGCTGAAGGCCGGATACTTCGTGCCGGACGAAGAATGGGACTTCCCGGACCGCGAGGAATGGCCCGCACACTGGGTCGGAACGATCGAGCCCGGTCAGGCCAACGCACCCGGCGTTGGCGGCAGCACTGGCGACCCAGCCGCGGCCGATGGCGGTGTCGCTTCGGAGAACATGTCCCTTCTCCGCGCCTGGGCGCCGTACATTTTGCTCGTCGTCTTGCTCGTCATCACGCGGGTCGTCGATCCGCTTCCCTCGGTCCTACAGCAGTTCGGTACTCAGTGGACCAATATCCTCGGAACAGGCCTTAGCGGAGGTGTCGACTGGCTGTACGTTCCGGGCTTCTGGCTGTTCGTCTGCGCGCTGATCGCGATTCCGCTGTACAACATGTCCGGTCAAGAGATCAAATCCGCGTGGTCGGAAGCGGGGCAGAAGCTCGTCGCCCCCCTGATCGCGCTCCTGTTCGTCATTGCGATGGTGCAGGTGATGCTCCAGTCCGGTGCTCACGCGGATGGCACTGAGAGTATGATCTTCGTATTGGCGCAGGCGACGGCTGACATCGTCGGCCCCGCTTACCCGTTCATCGCTCCGCTCATCGGTGCACTCGGCGCCGCTATGGCCGGCTCGAACACAGTGTCGAACATTACCTTCGGCGGGTTCCAGTTCGAGGCTGCATCACAGCTCGGACTGCCGACCCAACTCATCGTCGGCGCCCAAGCCGTGGGTGGTGCCATCGGAAACCTCGTGGCCATCCACAACGTGGTAGCCGCGCTGGCGACGGTCGGCCTCGTCGGCAGCGAGGGGCGAGTCATGCGGTTGAACCTGATCCCGCTCATCTACTACGCTGTCGGGGTCGGTCTCGTCGCAACCATCTTCAGCTACCTGGTCTTCCCGGGACTCTTCTAA
- a CDS encoding IclR family transcriptional regulator gives MENRAKNPVRTTEKSLRLISELNRLGEARVTTLASELEMGKSAIHNHLTTLEEHGYVVKNSETKAYRLGLKFLDIGGQIRSEIDVYKVAEPKIQELADVSGELVHLVVEEDGKGVYLCRAKGERAVELDTYVGCRHHMHSTAFGKAILSHLPSDRVEEIIDQQGLPEVTPQTITSRDELFEELERTRDRGFAVDDEERLEGLRCIAAPIRFDSDVIGAISISGPTARIDDAWESNEFVDQLCRVANVIELNKYNL, from the coding sequence ATGGAAAATCGGGCCAAAAACCCCGTTCGGACGACCGAGAAATCGTTGCGACTTATTAGTGAGCTCAATCGGTTGGGCGAGGCACGGGTCACGACGTTAGCCAGCGAACTCGAGATGGGGAAGAGTGCTATCCACAACCATCTGACCACGCTCGAGGAGCACGGATACGTGGTCAAGAACTCCGAAACCAAAGCCTACCGTCTCGGTCTCAAATTCCTCGACATCGGCGGTCAGATACGGAGCGAGATAGACGTCTACAAAGTTGCCGAACCGAAGATCCAGGAACTGGCGGACGTCTCGGGAGAGTTAGTGCACCTCGTCGTCGAAGAGGACGGGAAGGGGGTCTATCTCTGTCGGGCGAAGGGTGAGCGCGCGGTCGAACTGGATACGTACGTAGGGTGTAGACACCATATGCACAGTACGGCGTTCGGCAAAGCGATTCTTTCTCACCTTCCGTCGGACCGGGTCGAGGAAATCATCGATCAGCAGGGATTGCCGGAGGTTACCCCGCAGACGATAACGTCCCGCGACGAACTCTTCGAGGAATTAGAGCGAACACGTGACCGTGGCTTCGCGGTCGACGACGAAGAGCGCCTCGAGGGGCTTCGCTGTATCGCCGCGCCGATCAGATTCGATTCCGATGTCATTGGAGCGATCAGCATCTCGGGCCCGACCGCTCGAATCGACGATGCTTGGGAATCGAACGAGTTCGTCGATCAGCTCTGTCGAGTAGCGAATGTAATCGAACTCAACAAGTACAATCTCTGA
- a CDS encoding LUD domain-containing protein → MTADTVINRDRFEVSLADLDVPVTHSDSDGLESTLESIVSEPVIGTSLPFEEASLPDWIDDSPTPATLEAASTSVTAASLGIAEYGSVVLPAKPDGSEQVSLFPDLHVPILRESDLVSDMPTAINRLGPALRDGGSAIVATGPSATADMGRSFGALTVRKRSTSSCSRTVSPMSDSDTRRSKAAHIRHLLETEGEAVEENTLGFNQGRYESVADLEDYESLKSEARAIKKTAIERLPDLIDELTATVEGNGGTVYLADDAADANRYIREVARERDANRLVKSKSMTSEELEVNEALEGDGVDVVETDLGEWVLQVADEAPSHIVAPAIHRSEADIARLFNEQFDPDEPLETAEELTAFAREELGGLIREADIGMTGANFITADSGTMALVTSEGNARKTAVVPDTHVAVAGVEKIVPSVEDLSPFIELIGRSGTGQDITSYISLLTPPVESPVVDFEEPDVAFADRDDDREFHLVLIDNGRMEMREDDQLRETLYCIRCSACANSCANFQSVGGHAFGGETYSGGIATGWEAGVHGYDSAAEFNDFCTGCSRCVDACPVEIDIPWINTVVRDRLNGEAEEGQFNFLYEELVPDEESGGIDLQKRLFGNYETLAKLGSATAPVSNWLASSRPARKMLERIAGVDGRRELPTFQRETLRDWYEERGPRIDAADADREVVLYPDTYTNHIDVDRGKATVRVLERLNVHVRIPDVAESGRAPLSQGMIDTADERASRVYASFVEHLDADRDVVVIEPSDLAMFHREYEKLLPEASFERLRDGSYEILEYVYGCLENGADADTLPTGDAEIAYHSHCQQRTLGLEPYTTTVLEEVGYDVLESDVECCGMAGSFGYKSEYYELSMDVGDRLREQFTEPEAQDRIVVASGTSCEDQLGSLLDRDAVHPVELLDPRRRIDR, encoded by the coding sequence ATGACCGCCGACACAGTGATCAACCGGGATCGATTCGAGGTATCACTCGCTGATCTCGACGTGCCTGTGACTCACAGCGACTCAGATGGCCTCGAGTCCACGCTCGAGTCGATCGTTAGCGAGCCGGTCATCGGGACGTCGCTTCCCTTCGAGGAGGCGTCCCTCCCCGACTGGATCGATGACTCGCCGACGCCGGCAACGCTCGAGGCGGCGAGTACGAGCGTTACGGCGGCCTCGCTCGGTATCGCGGAGTACGGCAGCGTCGTCTTGCCCGCGAAGCCGGACGGGAGCGAACAGGTCAGCCTCTTTCCGGATCTACACGTTCCGATCCTTCGAGAATCGGATCTCGTCTCGGATATGCCGACGGCGATCAATCGACTCGGCCCGGCGTTGCGCGACGGAGGAAGTGCAATCGTCGCGACGGGACCGAGTGCCACCGCCGACATGGGTCGCTCGTTCGGGGCGCTCACGGTCCGAAAGCGGTCCACGTCGTCCTGCTCGCGGACGGTGAGTCCGATGAGTGACTCAGACACTCGCCGTTCGAAAGCAGCCCACATTCGTCATCTACTCGAGACGGAGGGGGAGGCAGTCGAGGAGAACACGCTGGGATTCAATCAGGGACGATACGAGTCGGTGGCCGACCTCGAGGACTACGAGTCGCTCAAATCCGAGGCGCGCGCGATCAAGAAAACAGCCATCGAGCGATTGCCGGACCTGATCGACGAACTGACCGCGACTGTCGAGGGGAACGGGGGAACGGTCTACCTCGCCGACGATGCCGCCGACGCCAACCGGTATATCAGGGAGGTCGCGCGCGAGCGGGACGCCAACCGGCTCGTCAAATCGAAGTCGATGACCAGCGAGGAACTGGAGGTCAACGAGGCGCTCGAAGGGGACGGCGTCGACGTCGTCGAGACCGATCTCGGCGAGTGGGTACTGCAGGTAGCCGACGAAGCACCGTCACACATCGTCGCGCCCGCGATCCACAGGTCAGAGGCGGACATCGCCCGGCTGTTCAACGAGCAGTTCGACCCGGACGAACCGCTCGAGACCGCCGAGGAGCTGACGGCGTTCGCCCGCGAGGAGTTAGGTGGGCTCATCCGGGAGGCGGACATTGGGATGACAGGCGCGAACTTCATCACTGCGGACTCGGGGACGATGGCACTCGTCACGAGCGAGGGCAACGCCCGGAAGACCGCCGTCGTCCCGGACACGCACGTCGCCGTTGCGGGCGTCGAGAAGATCGTTCCTAGCGTCGAGGATCTCTCGCCGTTCATCGAACTGATCGGTCGCTCGGGAACGGGCCAAGACATCACGTCCTACATTTCGCTGCTGACACCGCCCGTCGAGTCGCCCGTCGTGGACTTCGAGGAACCGGACGTCGCCTTCGCGGACCGCGACGACGACCGCGAGTTCCACCTCGTGTTGATCGATAACGGTCGGATGGAGATGCGCGAGGACGACCAGCTCCGGGAGACGCTGTACTGCATCCGGTGTTCGGCGTGTGCGAACTCGTGTGCAAACTTCCAGTCAGTCGGGGGCCACGCGTTCGGCGGCGAAACCTATTCCGGCGGCATCGCGACGGGGTGGGAAGCCGGCGTCCACGGCTACGACAGCGCAGCCGAATTCAACGATTTCTGTACGGGCTGTTCGCGCTGTGTCGATGCATGCCCAGTCGAGATCGACATTCCCTGGATCAACACCGTCGTTCGAGACCGGCTCAACGGCGAAGCCGAGGAAGGGCAGTTCAATTTCCTCTATGAGGAACTCGTCCCGGACGAAGAGTCGGGCGGGATCGATCTCCAAAAACGGCTGTTCGGCAACTACGAGACGCTCGCGAAACTCGGGAGCGCCACCGCACCCGTCTCCAACTGGCTCGCCTCCTCTCGACCAGCCAGAAAGATGCTCGAGCGAATCGCCGGCGTCGACGGCCGGCGCGAACTTCCGACGTTCCAGCGCGAGACGCTTCGAGACTGGTACGAAGAGCGGGGTCCGCGGATCGACGCGGCCGACGCGGATCGGGAGGTTGTCCTCTACCCCGACACCTACACCAACCACATCGATGTCGACCGCGGCAAAGCAACCGTTCGCGTCCTTGAGCGCCTGAACGTTCACGTTCGTATCCCTGACGTGGCCGAGAGCGGTCGAGCCCCGCTCTCACAGGGGATGATCGACACTGCAGACGAGCGAGCCAGTCGGGTCTACGCTTCCTTCGTCGAACACCTCGATGCGGACCGCGACGTGGTTGTCATCGAGCCGTCGGACCTCGCGATGTTCCACCGGGAGTACGAGAAGTTGTTGCCGGAGGCGTCGTTCGAACGCCTGCGCGACGGTAGCTACGAGATACTCGAGTACGTCTACGGCTGCCTCGAAAACGGGGCAGACGCGGACACGCTCCCGACCGGCGACGCAGAAATCGCCTATCACTCCCACTGCCAGCAGCGGACCCTCGGACTCGAACCGTACACGACGACCGTGCTCGAGGAAGTGGGATACGACGTCCTCGAGAGCGACGTCGAGTGCTGTGGAATGGCCGGGAGCTTCGGGTACAAGTCCGAATACTACGAGCTAAGCATGGACGTCGGTGACCGCCTCCGCGAGCAATTCACCGAGCCCGAGGCGCAGGACCGGATCGTCGTCGCCAGCGGGACCTCCTGTGAGGACCAGCTCGGTTCACTGCTCGACCGCGATGCGGTTCACCCGGTGGAGCTACTCGACCCACGGCGACGGATCGACCGCTAA
- a CDS encoding helix-turn-helix domain-containing protein, whose product MGNDRERNSHGQYADRIPAKAAREVFEERDDFGRPLTADDIIESLDCSRRTAHNKLNTLVDEGILETRKIGASGRVWWVPIETGTEPASSRSDLEASPHPIQDAMDEIDLPGSGSTLEARRDALLAAYDYLITNPSARKSDFLENVYPDYPAEFETEEGWWNAIQPALKDLPGVDPLEERGNIWTFLGSDRFKPTLG is encoded by the coding sequence ATGGGGAACGACCGAGAGCGAAACAGCCACGGTCAGTACGCCGATCGTATCCCAGCGAAAGCCGCTCGAGAAGTATTCGAAGAACGGGACGATTTCGGCCGCCCTCTCACCGCAGACGACATCATAGAATCGTTGGACTGTTCCCGCCGAACGGCACACAACAAGCTGAATACACTCGTTGACGAGGGAATCCTCGAGACGCGAAAGATCGGTGCGAGCGGACGGGTCTGGTGGGTGCCGATCGAAACGGGAACCGAACCCGCGTCGAGCAGAAGCGATCTGGAGGCTTCACCGCACCCGATACAGGATGCGATGGATGAGATCGATCTGCCCGGATCGGGTTCGACTCTCGAAGCGAGGCGAGATGCACTGCTCGCAGCGTACGACTATCTCATCACCAATCCCAGTGCGCGCAAGTCCGACTTCCTCGAGAACGTGTACCCGGATTACCCCGCCGAATTCGAGACGGAAGAGGGATGGTGGAACGCGATCCAGCCTGCGCTGAAAGACCTCCCGGGAGTGGATCCACTGGAAGAGCGGGGTAACATCTGGACCTTCCTCGGTAGCGATCGATTCAAACCAACCCTCGGCTGA
- a CDS encoding VOC family protein has protein sequence MELIHININVADADETIEFYEQFGFEESWEFETLDGETQNRYIADETGTELQLSDTTDDAEFEQGTAWDHLAIGVDDVDDVFESIDHYGVIEEPGDQPEAGARTAFVYDPDGRKVELVELLE, from the coding sequence ATGGAGCTTATCCATATCAATATCAATGTCGCCGATGCTGACGAGACCATCGAATTTTACGAACAATTTGGCTTTGAGGAGAGCTGGGAGTTCGAAACTCTGGACGGGGAAACGCAAAACCGGTACATTGCGGACGAAACCGGGACCGAACTCCAGCTCTCGGATACCACGGACGATGCGGAGTTCGAGCAGGGGACGGCGTGGGACCATCTCGCTATCGGCGTTGACGACGTCGATGACGTCTTCGAATCGATCGACCACTACGGCGTCATAGAGGAACCGGGCGATCAGCCCGAAGCGGGTGCCCGGACGGCGTTCGTCTACGATCCGGACGGACGGAAGGTTGAACTGGTCGAACTGTTAGAGTAG
- the aceB gene encoding malate synthase AceB, which translates to MNMQRQHDREFVRTFFTTPTAVEGEDNSAKMLERAVQLRGIQAPDVWVPDNEDATAPSMRGEGAQNIIDVVSEHGADFPGEIHPRVVWHRESPSTRYQSFQRILEIADPENGAVEHIDGFVIPEVGDIDDWKKADEFLTIVENEHGLEEGTLAMSVIVESGEAELAMGDLRDEMGKPANNLERMFLLVDGEVDYTKDMRAMTPTGKLPPWPELRHNTSRGASANGLIAVDGPYDDIRDVEGYHERMIDNQAKGMLGIWSLTPGQVEEANKSPLPPKTGSWLLDVDGREVELDEEDGRYVYHGDDIELEETGDDQYRLRINGDERELDADELEQELLDLADYIPSMIDIVDSMEEFEAAKEAGRGAIAMEQSATLLIDGIEVSISNDRMWDEATYQAAQTPINLFQDVYENRPDQHEDLEEMYGEDIVDRAMIVG; encoded by the coding sequence ATGAATATGCAACGACAGCATGATCGAGAGTTCGTGCGAACCTTCTTTACTACTCCGACTGCCGTAGAAGGAGAAGACAATTCGGCCAAGATGCTGGAGCGTGCAGTCCAGCTCCGCGGAATACAGGCACCTGACGTGTGGGTGCCTGACAACGAGGACGCGACGGCTCCGTCGATGCGCGGCGAAGGTGCCCAGAACATCATCGACGTGGTCTCGGAACACGGGGCCGATTTCCCGGGCGAGATTCATCCCCGCGTCGTCTGGCACAGAGAAAGCCCCAGTACCCGATATCAGAGCTTCCAGCGCATTCTGGAAATCGCCGACCCCGAGAACGGAGCGGTCGAACACATCGACGGCTTCGTCATTCCCGAAGTCGGTGACATCGACGACTGGAAGAAGGCCGACGAGTTCCTGACCATCGTCGAGAACGAACATGGCCTCGAGGAGGGAACTCTGGCCATGTCGGTCATCGTCGAGAGCGGAGAGGCCGAGCTGGCGATGGGCGATCTCCGCGACGAGATGGGCAAGCCCGCGAACAACCTTGAGCGTATGTTCCTCCTCGTAGACGGGGAAGTCGACTATACGAAGGACATGCGTGCGATGACACCGACCGGTAAGCTGCCGCCGTGGCCGGAGCTCCGCCACAACACCTCTCGAGGTGCGAGTGCGAACGGTCTCATCGCGGTCGACGGTCCATACGACGACATCAGGGATGTCGAGGGCTACCACGAGCGGATGATAGACAATCAGGCGAAGGGGATGCTCGGCATCTGGTCGCTGACCCCCGGGCAGGTCGAAGAAGCGAACAAGTCACCGCTACCGCCGAAAACCGGTAGCTGGCTCCTCGATGTTGATGGCCGCGAGGTCGAACTCGACGAGGAAGACGGCCGCTACGTGTACCACGGCGACGATATCGAACTCGAGGAGACTGGTGACGACCAGTACCGACTCCGTATCAATGGCGACGAGCGCGAACTCGATGCAGACGAACTGGAGCAGGAGCTGCTCGACTTGGCCGACTACATCCCGAGCATGATCGACATCGTCGACTCGATGGAGGAGTTCGAGGCAGCCAAAGAGGCTGGCCGGGGTGCCATCGCGATGGAGCAGTCGGCGACGCTGCTCATCGACGGGATCGAGGTCAGCATCAGTAACGACCGCATGTGGGACGAAGCGACCTACCAGGCGGCTCAAACGCCGATCAACCTGTTCCAGGACGTCTACGAAAACCGTCCTGACCAGCACGAGGATCTCGAAGAGATGTACGGTGAGGACATCGTCGACCGTGCGATGATCGTCGGATAG